In a single window of the Nodularia spumigena CCY9414 genome:
- a CDS encoding type IV pilin-like G/H family protein: protein MKTELKAKFLQHILNKKKDESGFTLIELLVVIIIIGILSAIALPSFLNQAAKAKQSEAKSYVGAVNRAQQAYRIEYPTFASDLVTLEIGTPSETVNYKYAIDAPVATNSEKALFTAQTKDTQSLKSFSGGVVILTSGQTSAAACQTKAVGDAPPTVDLVGGTTPAACTGESEPMK, encoded by the coding sequence ATGAAAACTGAATTAAAAGCCAAGTTCCTCCAACACATCCTCAACAAAAAGAAAGACGAATCAGGTTTTACTCTGATTGAATTGTTGGTTGTAATCATCATCATTGGTATTCTTTCCGCTATCGCTCTACCTTCTTTCTTGAACCAAGCTGCAAAAGCTAAACAATCTGAAGCTAAGAGCTACGTTGGTGCAGTCAACAGAGCGCAACAAGCTTACCGAATTGAATATCCCACCTTTGCTTCTGATCTGGTGACTCTAGAGATTGGTACTCCTTCAGAGACTGTTAACTATAAGTATGCGATCGATGCACCAGTAGCAACCAATAGCGAAAAAGCTCTATTCACTGCACAAACTAAGGATACACAGTCTCTCAAGAGCTTTTCTGGTGGTGTTGTAATTCTCACCTCTGGACAAACTTCTGCTGCTGCTTGTCAGACAAAAGCCGTTGGTGATGCTCCTCCTACTGTAGACCTAGTGGGTGGTACAACCCCTGCTGCGTGTACTGGTGAATCCGAACCAATGAAGTAA